A single genomic interval of Nonomuraea rubra harbors:
- a CDS encoding trypsin-like serine peptidase produces MKRILIPAGGALLATGLLAAGLAGTAQADDTVAKDAMATSAANAKAIAQFWAENNGAALKAATESNVWDKTDVAKLQSKGGYSSDTKPGSTAPIGQEKKASTKVQNVNMPKTIGKVFFVNSKGEKKWCSATSIQSQYRNLVATAGHCVYDTAANTDVLGKWVFVPGYYQGKAPWGIYVGKQAFTHYDFDVYEDYDRDYAFVTVYNGVHVSGKTTKVTPSEYKSHVAKGGVGFVKETPITKEEFEAGYDKYGEAGPFKSKAADPKVETVAKPADVTASNVDAYIKGEGPTKGVQLTGAEVYKSQYTAAGTGFDNGDKFERLSTEVPISKEQYDELKAAKGDGKFMGEVRAQLGDDKKTEVAWFKTQFFIKKWVKTTVQMKYWVEDYYVVDIAGKDAGRLGDNVGGQGFAWNQPTGKAVRVFGYPAAAHPDGNKNYTGVTPKWCYGNTTKKLVGSAAKKIEEHVALKCAMTEGADGGPWLYKYSNSKRLGYVNGVTSTFNDQDGNGRVDYISSPYFDGETNTVYKAAAASWSGKIV; encoded by the coding sequence TTGAAGCGCATCCTCATCCCCGCCGGTGGCGCCCTCCTGGCCACCGGCCTCCTGGCCGCCGGCCTCGCCGGCACCGCCCAGGCCGACGACACCGTCGCCAAGGACGCCATGGCGACGAGCGCGGCCAACGCCAAGGCCATCGCTCAGTTCTGGGCGGAGAACAACGGTGCTGCCCTCAAGGCCGCTACCGAGTCGAACGTCTGGGACAAGACTGACGTCGCCAAGCTGCAGAGCAAGGGCGGCTACAGCTCGGACACCAAGCCGGGCTCGACCGCTCCGATCGGTCAGGAGAAGAAGGCCTCCACGAAGGTCCAGAACGTCAACATGCCGAAGACCATCGGCAAGGTCTTCTTCGTCAACAGCAAGGGCGAGAAGAAGTGGTGCTCCGCCACTTCGATCCAGTCGCAGTACCGCAACCTGGTCGCCACGGCCGGTCACTGCGTGTACGACACGGCCGCCAACACGGACGTCCTCGGCAAGTGGGTCTTCGTCCCCGGTTACTACCAGGGCAAGGCTCCGTGGGGCATCTACGTGGGTAAGCAGGCCTTCACCCACTACGACTTCGATGTCTACGAGGACTACGACCGCGACTACGCGTTCGTGACCGTGTACAACGGCGTCCACGTCTCGGGCAAGACCACCAAGGTCACCCCGAGCGAGTACAAGTCGCACGTCGCCAAGGGCGGCGTCGGCTTCGTCAAGGAAACGCCGATCACGAAGGAAGAGTTCGAGGCCGGCTACGACAAGTACGGCGAGGCGGGCCCCTTCAAGTCGAAGGCCGCCGACCCGAAGGTCGAGACGGTCGCCAAGCCTGCCGACGTGACGGCCAGCAACGTCGACGCCTACATCAAGGGCGAGGGCCCCACCAAGGGTGTCCAGCTCACTGGTGCGGAGGTCTACAAGTCGCAGTACACCGCGGCTGGTACGGGCTTCGACAACGGCGACAAGTTCGAGCGCCTGAGCACCGAGGTGCCCATCAGCAAGGAGCAGTACGACGAGCTGAAGGCCGCCAAGGGCGACGGCAAGTTCATGGGCGAGGTCCGCGCCCAGCTGGGTGACGACAAGAAGACCGAGGTCGCCTGGTTCAAGACGCAGTTCTTCATCAAGAAGTGGGTCAAGACCACCGTTCAGATGAAGTACTGGGTCGAGGACTACTACGTCGTCGACATCGCCGGCAAGGACGCTGGTCGTCTCGGCGACAACGTCGGCGGCCAGGGCTTCGCCTGGAACCAGCCGACCGGCAAGGCCGTGCGCGTGTTCGGCTACCCGGCCGCTGCTCACCCCGACGGCAACAAGAACTACACCGGCGTGACTCCGAAGTGGTGCTACGGCAACACCACGAAGAAGCTGGTGGGTTCGGCTGCCAAGAAGATCGAGGAGCACGTCGCCCTCAAGTGCGCCATGACCGAGGGTGCCGACGGTGGCCCGTGGCTGTACAAGTACAGCAACAGCAAGCGTCTCGGCTACGTGAACGGTGTCACCAGCACCTTCAACGACCAGGACGGCAACGGCCGCGTGGACTACATCTCGTCGCCGTACTTCGACGGCGAGACGAACACCGTCTACAAGGCCGCCGCGGCCTCGTGGTCCGGCAAGATCGTCTGA
- a CDS encoding transposase: MRRDDLTDAEWARVATLLPQTSVRAGRTTDDRTVINGLLYQARTGVRWRYLPERYGCWVTIYKRHRRWLADGTWQRLTLALHADDPGDRAPARTGRLGPAQLDLIRSHPPGSPSATPHLPTAKDPAKDTAVLASLQVLLGETVKPKGA, translated from the coding sequence ATGCGTCGCGATGATCTGACAGACGCCGAATGGGCCAGGGTCGCCACCCTCCTCCCCCAGACCAGCGTCCGCGCCGGCCGCACGACCGACGACCGCACAGTGATCAACGGCCTCCTCTACCAGGCACGCACCGGCGTCCGATGGCGCTACCTCCCCGAGCGGTACGGCTGCTGGGTCACCATCTACAAGCGCCACCGCCGCTGGCTGGCGGACGGCACCTGGCAGCGCCTGACCCTGGCACTGCACGCCGACGACCCCGGCGACCGCGCACCGGCCCGTACAGGCCGGCTCGGCCCGGCGCAGCTCGACCTCATCCGCAGCCACCCACCCGGCTCCCCCAGCGCCACGCCCCACCTGCCCACCGCGAAGGACCCGGCCAAGGACACTGCGGTGCTCGCCAGCCTCCAGGTCCTTCTGGGCGAGACGGTCAAGCCCAAGGGAGCCTGA
- a CDS encoding trypsin-like serine peptidase, whose translation MKRILLPAGGAILATGLLAAGLSGTAQADGDVAHDPMARNNSSAISVASFWLASNGAALRSATQYTWDSNEVRKVVSKGGYSPDGSPGTTAPTGESKSTGRAQNVNLPKTVGKVFFVDGHGKFRWCSGTSIQSNYRNVVATAGHCVYDTDSNSATMDKWVFVPGYYQGKAPWGIYVGKQAFTHYDFDVYEDYDRDYAFVTVYNGITSNGVKQVDRKDFERFTGPKRAWGGRYYILLSKDAGRLGDNVGGQGFAWNQPTGKPVRAFGYPAAPHPDGNKPYSGVTPKHCYGNTTAKTVGASWLKIEEHVGLKCAVTPGYDGGPWLLNYSNAKRLGYVNGVTSTFADQDANDRIDYITSPYFDGETAAVYNAAKNVWSGKIVGPNGELYK comes from the coding sequence TTGAAGCGAATCCTTCTCCCCGCCGGCGGCGCCATCCTGGCCACCGGTCTGCTGGCCGCCGGCCTGTCCGGCACGGCGCAGGCCGATGGCGACGTCGCCCACGACCCGATGGCCCGCAACAACTCCTCCGCGATCTCCGTCGCCTCCTTCTGGCTGGCCTCGAACGGCGCCGCGCTCCGGTCCGCGACCCAGTACACGTGGGACTCGAACGAGGTTCGGAAGGTCGTCTCCAAGGGCGGCTACAGCCCCGACGGCAGCCCCGGCACCACGGCGCCGACCGGCGAGTCGAAGTCGACCGGCAGGGCCCAGAACGTCAACCTCCCCAAGACCGTCGGCAAGGTGTTCTTCGTCGACGGCCACGGCAAGTTCCGCTGGTGCTCGGGCACCTCCATCCAGTCGAACTACCGCAACGTGGTCGCCACGGCCGGCCACTGCGTCTACGACACCGACAGCAACAGCGCCACGATGGACAAGTGGGTCTTCGTCCCCGGCTACTACCAGGGCAAGGCTCCGTGGGGCATCTACGTGGGCAAGCAGGCCTTCACCCACTACGACTTCGACGTCTACGAGGACTACGACCGCGACTACGCGTTCGTCACCGTGTACAACGGCATCACCTCGAACGGTGTCAAGCAGGTGGACCGCAAGGACTTCGAGCGCTTCACCGGCCCGAAGCGCGCCTGGGGCGGCCGCTACTACATCCTGCTGTCGAAGGACGCGGGCCGCCTCGGCGACAACGTCGGCGGCCAGGGCTTCGCCTGGAACCAGCCCACCGGCAAGCCGGTCCGTGCCTTCGGCTACCCGGCCGCCCCGCACCCGGACGGCAACAAGCCGTACAGCGGCGTGACGCCGAAGCACTGCTACGGCAACACCACCGCCAAGACCGTCGGGGCCTCCTGGCTCAAGATCGAGGAGCACGTCGGCCTCAAGTGCGCCGTGACCCCGGGCTACGACGGCGGCCCGTGGCTCCTGAACTACAGCAACGCCAAGCGCCTCGGCTACGTGAACGGCGTCACCAGCACGTTCGCCGACCAGGACGCCAACGACAGGATCGACTACATCACCTCGCCGTACTTCGACGGTGAGACCGCCGCGGTGTACAACGCGGCCAAGAACGTGTGGTCCGGGAAGATCGTGGGCCCGAACGGCGAGCTGTACAAGTAA
- a CDS encoding trypsin-like serine peptidase, with product MIPRARHFVAAALSSALLIVPAFTGIAAQAAHAAVAPSKVYAVPLAKTLADVKRVADYWRPDRLKKTDLSTPATPGSGAASTTSSGAAAGPAAATTAVKRTTAAAGVDPAPPRKGNAANTMGKVFFRFGDKEYWCSAAAVAAKNRSVVATAGHCAYDSRTAKPADYWIFVPTPDPNGEAPEGIYVGASISLHEDWSGKGDYDYDYAFVTVHRGFAWAAKDGGYVMQDIGRLQDNVGGLGLELNKKPGTYTVTAFGYPAGQQPDGSHPYDGKTLQKCLPGNTRFTVAPGRDLQKGVELTPCDFSPGASGGPWVIGYDDNRRLGSLAGVNSLTWNRDAKGRYDSVSAPYFDTTTGEVYRRAAGLNTLPNVT from the coding sequence ATGATCCCCCGAGCCAGGCACTTCGTGGCCGCTGCCCTCAGCAGCGCGCTGCTGATCGTGCCTGCCTTCACGGGGATCGCCGCCCAAGCCGCCCACGCCGCCGTCGCCCCCAGCAAGGTGTACGCCGTCCCGCTGGCCAAGACGCTCGCGGACGTGAAGCGGGTCGCCGACTACTGGCGGCCCGACCGCCTGAAGAAGACCGACCTGTCCACCCCGGCCACGCCCGGTTCCGGTGCCGCCTCGACGACCTCGTCGGGCGCCGCCGCGGGTCCCGCCGCGGCCACCACCGCCGTGAAGCGGACGACCGCCGCGGCCGGCGTCGACCCGGCACCGCCGCGCAAGGGCAACGCCGCGAACACCATGGGCAAGGTCTTCTTCCGGTTCGGGGACAAGGAGTACTGGTGCTCCGCCGCCGCGGTCGCGGCCAAGAACCGCAGCGTGGTGGCCACCGCCGGGCACTGCGCGTACGACTCGCGCACGGCCAAGCCCGCCGACTACTGGATCTTCGTGCCGACCCCCGACCCGAACGGCGAGGCGCCCGAGGGCATCTACGTGGGCGCCTCGATCAGCCTGCACGAGGACTGGTCGGGCAAGGGCGACTACGACTACGACTACGCGTTCGTGACCGTCCACCGCGGCTTCGCCTGGGCCGCCAAGGACGGCGGGTACGTCATGCAGGACATCGGCCGGCTCCAGGACAACGTGGGCGGCCTCGGGCTGGAGCTGAACAAGAAGCCGGGGACGTACACCGTGACCGCGTTCGGCTACCCGGCGGGCCAGCAGCCCGACGGGTCGCACCCGTACGACGGCAAGACGTTGCAGAAGTGCCTGCCCGGCAACACCCGCTTCACCGTCGCCCCCGGCCGCGACCTGCAGAAGGGCGTCGAGCTGACGCCGTGCGACTTCAGCCCGGGCGCCAGCGGCGGCCCCTGGGTGATCGGTTACGACGACAACCGCAGGCTCGGCAGCCTGGCCGGCGTCAACAGCCTGACCTGGAACAGGGACGCCAAGGGCCGCTACGACTCGGTGTCGGCCCCGTACTTCGACACCACCACGGGCGAGGTCTACCGACGCGCCGCGGGGCTCAACACCCTGCCAAATGTGACCTAA
- a CDS encoding trypsin-like serine peptidase: MYSRARRIAIPLAGLVAIGLAAGMVSGAAANATTAPSDVVSKNSATPAEQAVQFWTPDRVKLATDHDDGVDLSTKGVKGSNDAPDGPAGSVPPIGAEKTSSKKSKHVNLPNTVGRVFFTLPKADPRNPKNWRYCSASSVQGKYRNLVATSAHCVYDTKKNTFYDNWIFIPSYWDGDKVWNGKAPYGIYAAKTFNAHDDFVVKEDYDYDYAFVNVFNGIKVNWEKVGGRWKWTVKNVGRLGDNVGGQGFTWNRSTKLNVFSFGYPAGEHPDGDKPFTGRTMKYCYGKTKAMPEAKKYNLQEHIGFKCAFTAGASGGPFIYNYKSASRTGYLVGVNSVAWDTDGNDRYDHISSPYFNTDTYKVYKAAANRWTGNWR; encoded by the coding sequence ATGTATTCCCGAGCAAGGCGCATCGCGATCCCCCTCGCCGGCCTCGTGGCCATCGGGCTGGCGGCGGGCATGGTCAGCGGCGCCGCGGCCAACGCGACGACCGCACCCTCGGACGTCGTCTCGAAGAACTCGGCGACCCCGGCTGAGCAGGCGGTCCAGTTCTGGACGCCGGACCGTGTGAAGCTGGCCACCGACCACGACGACGGCGTCGACCTGAGCACCAAGGGCGTCAAGGGCAGCAACGACGCCCCCGACGGCCCGGCCGGCTCCGTTCCGCCGATCGGCGCGGAGAAGACCTCGTCCAAGAAGAGCAAGCACGTCAACCTGCCGAACACGGTCGGCCGCGTCTTCTTCACGCTGCCGAAGGCCGACCCCCGCAACCCGAAGAACTGGCGCTACTGCTCGGCCAGCTCGGTGCAGGGCAAGTACCGCAACCTCGTGGCGACCTCCGCCCACTGCGTGTACGACACCAAGAAGAACACCTTCTACGACAACTGGATCTTCATCCCGTCGTACTGGGACGGCGACAAGGTCTGGAACGGGAAGGCTCCCTACGGCATCTACGCCGCCAAGACGTTCAACGCGCACGACGACTTCGTCGTGAAGGAGGACTACGACTACGACTACGCGTTCGTCAACGTCTTCAACGGCATCAAGGTCAACTGGGAGAAGGTCGGCGGCCGCTGGAAGTGGACCGTGAAGAACGTCGGCCGCCTCGGCGACAACGTCGGCGGCCAGGGCTTCACCTGGAACCGGAGCACCAAGCTGAACGTGTTCTCGTTCGGCTACCCCGCCGGTGAGCACCCGGACGGCGACAAGCCGTTCACCGGCCGCACGATGAAGTACTGCTACGGCAAGACCAAGGCGATGCCCGAGGCCAAGAAGTACAACCTGCAGGAGCACATCGGCTTCAAGTGCGCCTTCACCGCCGGCGCGAGCGGCGGGCCGTTCATCTACAACTACAAGAGCGCGTCGCGGACCGGCTACCTGGTCGGCGTCAACAGCGTCGCGTGGGACACCGACGGCAACGACCGCTACGACCACATCTCGTCGCCGTACTTCAACACCGACACCTACAAGGTCTACAAGGCCGCAGCCAACCGCTGGACCGGCAACTGGCGGTGA
- a CDS encoding acetyl-CoA synthetase encodes MDPRIPCLIGIAQRTIREQPGPEPLDLWESVAREAAGDARLPVDRLDSIQLVWTDSWYYDSPVGRLAERLGAAPRHQVYSKVGGTAPHLLIGAAAAAIAAGELDSALVAGAEALATRRAYRKAGEHAPWSHPADPKPPYGWERPPHPSALAHGLFLPVHTYPIMETARRAAAGTTIEEEMRERARIMAPMTEVAAANPYAWRRAARTPGELSGGRFVGWPYTTDTVAVLEVDQAAAVILASSRLADRLGVPPEQRVYLRGWAYAEDTWEVATRPALGASPAIARAAEAAFERAGLGLDDMNALDLYSCFAIALRQACDAIGLDPLDPRGLTVTGGLPYAGGPASDYVLHSTATMAGLLRAQSGHGLVSGVGMHLTKHTYAVWSSEPGGRLGDVAPVHVAKEVPLVASYEGVGVVAGYTVAHGRDGEAEKGFLVVDVPGGRAYAVVEERALLVEAEGRELVGEEVRVSSDGKLNVAVW; translated from the coding sequence ATGGACCCTCGCATCCCCTGCCTCATCGGCATCGCGCAGCGCACCATTCGCGAGCAGCCCGGCCCTGAACCGCTCGACCTCTGGGAGTCGGTGGCGCGTGAGGCCGCCGGCGACGCGCGGCTGCCCGTCGATCGGCTCGATTCGATCCAGCTCGTCTGGACCGACTCCTGGTACTACGACTCGCCCGTCGGCCGCCTCGCCGAACGCCTCGGCGCCGCGCCGCGCCACCAGGTCTACTCCAAGGTCGGCGGTACGGCCCCGCACCTGCTCATCGGCGCCGCGGCCGCCGCGATCGCCGCGGGCGAGCTGGACTCGGCGCTGGTCGCCGGTGCCGAGGCGCTCGCCACGCGCAGGGCGTACAGGAAGGCGGGCGAGCACGCGCCGTGGAGTCACCCCGCCGACCCCAAGCCCCCGTACGGGTGGGAACGGCCGCCGCACCCGTCGGCGCTCGCGCACGGACTGTTCCTGCCGGTGCACACCTATCCGATCATGGAGACCGCGCGGCGGGCGGCGGCCGGGACCACGATCGAGGAGGAGATGCGCGAGCGGGCGCGCATCATGGCGCCGATGACCGAGGTCGCCGCCGCGAACCCGTACGCCTGGCGCAGGGCCGCCCGCACCCCCGGCGAGCTCTCCGGCGGCCGCTTCGTCGGCTGGCCCTACACCACGGACACGGTGGCCGTGCTGGAGGTGGACCAGGCCGCGGCCGTCATCCTGGCCAGCTCGCGGCTGGCCGACCGGCTGGGGGTTCCGCCGGAACAGCGGGTCTACCTGCGGGGATGGGCGTACGCGGAGGACACCTGGGAGGTCGCGACGCGGCCAGCGCTCGGCGCCTCGCCCGCCATCGCCCGCGCCGCCGAGGCCGCCTTCGAGCGGGCCGGGCTCGGCCTGGACGACATGAACGCGCTGGACCTGTACAGCTGCTTCGCGATCGCGCTGCGGCAGGCGTGCGACGCCATCGGCCTCGACCCGCTCGACCCGCGCGGGCTCACCGTGACCGGCGGGCTGCCGTACGCGGGCGGGCCGGCCAGCGACTACGTGCTGCACTCGACGGCGACGATGGCCGGGCTGCTGCGGGCGCAGTCGGGGCACGGGCTGGTGAGCGGGGTGGGGATGCATCTGACGAAGCACACGTACGCGGTGTGGTCGAGCGAGCCGGGCGGGCGGCTGGGGGATGTCGCGCCGGTGCACGTCGCGAAGGAGGTGCCGCTGGTGGCCTCGTACGAAGGGGTGGGGGTGGTGGCGGGGTACACGGTGGCGCACGGGCGGGACGGTGAGGCCGAGAAGGGGTTCCTGGTCGTGGACGTGCCCGGGGGGAGGGCTTACGCGGTGGTGGAGGAACGGGCGCTGCTGGTGGAGGCCGAGGGGCGGGAGCTGGTGGGGGAGGAGGTGCGGGTGTCCAGCGATGGGAAGCTCAATGTGGCTGTCTGGTGA
- a CDS encoding type II toxin-antitoxin system VapC family toxin, producing the protein MLLNDINVLVNAFRTEAPHHIACYKLVDEMVNGDAAYAVSDHVVNGLVRVLSVEAIHEVPPSMERILAFADQVRNQPHAIVVAPGERHWEIFTRLCRETNARRKLIPDAYLAALAIEHGCEFVTCDQDFARFQGLRWRSPLN; encoded by the coding sequence ATGCTGCTCAATGACATCAACGTCCTGGTCAATGCCTTTCGCACCGAGGCGCCCCATCACATCGCGTGCTACAAGCTGGTCGATGAGATGGTCAACGGTGACGCCGCCTACGCGGTCTCCGACCATGTCGTCAACGGCCTCGTCAGGGTTCTCAGCGTCGAGGCCATCCACGAGGTTCCGCCTTCCATGGAGCGGATCCTCGCCTTCGCCGACCAGGTGCGCAACCAGCCGCACGCCATCGTCGTGGCCCCTGGCGAGCGTCACTGGGAGATCTTCACGAGGTTGTGCCGGGAGACGAACGCGCGAAGAAAGCTCATCCCCGACGCCTACCTCGCCGCACTCGCCATCGAGCACGGTTGTGAATTCGTGACCTGCGACCAGGATTTCGCCAGGTTCCAGGGCTTGCGCTGGCGGTCGCCGCTCAATTGA
- a CDS encoding zinc-binding dehydrogenase: MFAVTATQTDPDNPLAGLTLGERPEPKVPDGWTTVSVRAAALNHHDLWTLKGVGIRQDRLPIVLGCDAAGVDEDGNEVIVHSVIGTGADETLDPKRTLLSEVHDGTFAERVAVPRRNLVPKPAGLDFEHAACLPTAWLTAYRMLFDKAGLQPGSTVLVQGAGGGVATALIALGRAAGYRVWATSRSEEKRERARELGADQVFESGARLPERVDAVMETVGQATWDHSLKSLRPGGRIVVSGATSGAVPPADLNRVFFLQLSVIGTTMGTREQLGRLAVFLEQTGLRPVVDRVLPLAEARDGFAAMEAGEIFGKIVFTV; encoded by the coding sequence ATGTTCGCCGTAACCGCCACACAGACCGATCCCGACAACCCGCTCGCCGGCCTGACGCTGGGCGAGCGCCCGGAGCCGAAGGTGCCCGACGGGTGGACGACCGTCTCCGTACGGGCGGCCGCGCTCAACCACCACGACCTGTGGACGCTCAAGGGCGTCGGCATCAGGCAGGACCGGCTGCCGATCGTGCTCGGCTGCGACGCCGCCGGCGTGGACGAGGACGGCAACGAGGTCATCGTGCACTCCGTGATCGGCACCGGGGCCGACGAGACGCTCGACCCCAAGCGCACGCTGCTGTCCGAGGTGCACGACGGCACGTTCGCCGAGCGGGTGGCCGTGCCGCGCCGCAACCTGGTGCCCAAGCCCGCCGGGCTGGACTTCGAGCACGCCGCCTGCCTGCCGACGGCCTGGCTGACGGCGTACCGGATGTTGTTCGACAAGGCCGGGCTGCAGCCCGGCTCCACCGTGCTCGTGCAGGGGGCGGGCGGGGGCGTGGCGACGGCGCTGATCGCGCTCGGCCGGGCCGCCGGGTACCGGGTGTGGGCCACCAGCCGTTCGGAGGAGAAGCGGGAGCGGGCCAGGGAGCTCGGCGCCGACCAGGTCTTCGAGTCCGGGGCGCGGCTGCCGGAGCGGGTGGACGCGGTCATGGAGACGGTCGGGCAGGCCACCTGGGATCATTCGCTCAAGTCGCTCAGACCCGGCGGCCGCATCGTCGTCTCCGGTGCCACCAGCGGCGCGGTTCCGCCGGCCGATCTGAACCGGGTCTTCTTCCTGCAGCTGTCCGTGATCGGCACGACGATGGGGACTCGGGAGCAGCTGGGGCGGCTGGCGGTGTTCCTGGAGCAGACCGGGCTGCGGCCGGTGGTCGATCGGGTGCTGCCGCTGGCCGAGGCGCGGGACGGGTTCGCCGCCATGGAGGCAGGGGAGATCTTCGGAAAGATCGTCTTTACCGTCTGA
- a CDS encoding oxygenase MpaB family protein encodes MDVEPFGPGSMHWDTAGEYRNLLVAGSALVLQTMHPAVGAAVAEHSTYKDDPWGRLERTLASVQKWVYGGPDGPAEGQRLRELHKPISGVDEQGRHYHALNGEAWAWVHLSLFERFIALNRYFGTPFTTAQERRLYAESRQLGAILRVPERELPADLEAFWRYFDDMVSRRLEAHATALDVLTVMRGTPAPPRLPAPLRRLWTPVGVGAGEFNYFVTVGTLPPAVREKLGLRWTARDERRLRHLGHAVAMLTPRLPERLRYMPIAYHARRAARSSRRRRPERLSA; translated from the coding sequence ATGGACGTTGAGCCCTTCGGCCCAGGTTCGATGCACTGGGACACCGCCGGCGAGTACCGCAACCTGCTCGTGGCCGGCAGCGCGCTGGTCCTCCAGACGATGCATCCCGCCGTCGGAGCCGCGGTCGCCGAGCACTCCACGTACAAGGACGACCCGTGGGGGAGGCTGGAGCGCACGCTCGCCTCCGTGCAGAAGTGGGTCTACGGCGGTCCGGACGGTCCCGCGGAGGGCCAGCGGCTCAGGGAGCTGCACAAGCCAATCAGCGGGGTGGACGAGCAGGGCCGGCACTACCACGCGCTGAACGGGGAGGCGTGGGCGTGGGTGCACCTGTCGCTGTTCGAACGGTTCATCGCGCTCAACCGGTACTTCGGCACCCCGTTCACCACGGCGCAGGAGCGGCGGCTCTATGCGGAGTCGCGGCAGCTCGGCGCCATCCTGCGGGTGCCAGAGCGGGAGCTGCCCGCGGATCTGGAGGCGTTCTGGCGGTACTTCGACGACATGGTCAGCCGCCGGCTGGAGGCGCACGCCACCGCGCTCGACGTGCTGACGGTGATGCGCGGCACGCCTGCGCCGCCCCGGCTGCCCGCTCCGTTGCGGCGGTTGTGGACGCCGGTGGGGGTGGGGGCGGGGGAGTTCAACTACTTCGTCACCGTCGGCACCCTGCCGCCTGCCGTGCGGGAGAAGCTCGGGTTGCGGTGGACGGCCAGGGACGAGCGGCGGTTGCGGCATCTCGGGCATGCGGTGGCGATGCTGACGCCGCGGTTGCCGGAGCGGCTGCGGTACATGCCGATCGCGTACCACGCCAGGAGGGCCGCGCGCAGCTCGCGCCGCCGCCGCCCGGAACGCCTGTCGGCGTAG
- a CDS encoding PadR family transcriptional regulator, whose translation MSPVFGHGRLRLYLLKLLDESPRHGYEVIRLLQDRFLGVYSPSPGTIYPRLARLEEEGLVTHEVIEGKKVFSITDKGREELNARLDELDDLEQEISASVRDIAREVKEDVRDTVKSLRDELTRMAKDVRTGAAEDTRRLRDQQKEDLKRLRDQQKRQWMEHAYHWQDEGERISKEWRRIWSEVWATLGGPSSGGASPNRAELDAELGELLADFVATAREEASEARLTAEKLAELRTTLDEASRRIHDILDR comes from the coding sequence ATGAGCCCTGTCTTCGGTCACGGCCGGCTCCGGCTGTACCTGCTCAAGCTGCTGGACGAGAGCCCGCGCCATGGCTACGAGGTCATCCGGCTGCTCCAGGACCGCTTCCTCGGCGTCTACTCGCCGTCTCCCGGCACGATCTACCCGCGCCTGGCCCGCCTGGAGGAGGAGGGCCTGGTGACGCACGAGGTGATCGAGGGCAAGAAGGTGTTCTCCATCACCGACAAGGGCCGCGAGGAGCTGAACGCCCGGCTCGACGAGCTCGACGACCTGGAGCAGGAGATCTCCGCCTCCGTCCGCGACATCGCCCGCGAGGTCAAGGAGGACGTGCGCGACACGGTCAAGTCGCTGCGCGACGAGCTGACCCGGATGGCCAAGGACGTCCGCACGGGGGCGGCCGAGGACACCAGGCGCCTGCGCGACCAGCAGAAGGAGGACCTCAAGCGGCTGCGCGACCAGCAGAAGCGGCAGTGGATGGAGCACGCCTACCACTGGCAGGACGAGGGCGAGCGGATCAGCAAGGAGTGGCGAAGGATCTGGTCGGAGGTCTGGGCCACGCTCGGCGGGCCCTCGTCCGGCGGCGCCTCGCCCAACCGGGCCGAGCTCGACGCCGAGCTGGGCGAGCTCCTCGCCGACTTCGTCGCCACGGCCCGCGAGGAGGCGTCGGAGGCGCGGCTGACCGCGGAGAAGCTGGCCGAGCTGCGTACGACGCTCGACGAGGCCTCCCGCCGCATCCACGACATCCTCGACCGCTGA
- a CDS encoding DUF4097 family beta strand repeat-containing protein — protein sequence MQQWTIDEPGQLTFGEVETLDVRIVAGRLDVLASDGPPTLEIADIEPASPLTVTYDEATRSLTIADRDLTWDGVLGWLRRDRHRSVLSIAVPKTCKVRAGVVSAPAVLAGFERVTHVKSVSGDVVLDGVSGDVAANTVSGAVETRAMDGDLSFISISGDLTVADGTPRRLKANTVSGRITADLALRPTGHVTFNSVSGDILVRLPENVEADVSIRSTSGRLVSTFEELSNTSGPGAKSLSGRLGGGMASLSAITVSGEVTLLKGEKE from the coding sequence ATGCAGCAATGGACCATCGACGAGCCGGGTCAGCTGACGTTCGGTGAAGTGGAGACGCTGGACGTCCGTATCGTCGCCGGCCGCCTGGACGTGCTGGCCAGCGACGGGCCGCCGACACTGGAGATCGCCGACATCGAGCCCGCCTCGCCGCTCACCGTCACCTACGACGAGGCCACCCGGTCACTCACCATCGCCGACCGCGACCTCACCTGGGACGGCGTGCTCGGCTGGCTGCGCCGCGACCGGCACAGGTCGGTGCTGTCCATCGCCGTTCCCAAGACCTGCAAGGTCAGGGCGGGCGTGGTGTCGGCCCCGGCCGTACTGGCCGGGTTCGAGAGGGTGACGCACGTCAAGAGCGTCTCCGGGGACGTCGTGCTGGACGGCGTCAGCGGCGACGTCGCCGCCAACACCGTCTCGGGCGCCGTCGAGACCCGGGCCATGGACGGCGACCTGTCGTTCATCAGCATCTCGGGCGACCTGACCGTGGCCGACGGCACCCCGCGCCGGCTGAAGGCCAACACCGTCTCGGGCCGCATCACGGCGGATCTCGCGCTGCGGCCGACGGGTCACGTGACGTTCAACAGCGTTTCCGGTGACATCCTGGTCAGGCTGCCAGAGAACGTGGAGGCGGACGTCAGCATCAGATCCACCTCCGGCAGGCTGGTCAGCACGTTCGAGGAACTGTCCAACACGAGCGGCCCCGGGGCGAAGTCGCTGTCGGGGCGGCTGGGTGGCGGCATGGCCTCACTGTCGGCCATCACGGTCTCCGGTGAGGTCACGCTGCTCAAGGGAGAGAAGGAATGA